In a genomic window of Styela clava chromosome 7, kaStyClav1.hap1.2, whole genome shotgun sequence:
- the LOC144411677 gene encoding uncharacterized protein LOC144411677, giving the protein MRSEGLERRRNLLQESIKNKLDDFTEDNNCKVEKLKRKISSILLEEYKKRIESEMKKVYIKDLEDFCEKVRIRLVKKVDCNVLAMDSGIWGVDQAIEAFRSTIKTQLEKEDQAFIRMNDDIWWWRWFSKLYYWFWPPHLEDILKNIDQFKIDITSEISDVGKPVVKSGWTDEESHQSTSPLCS; this is encoded by the exons ATGAGATCGGAAGGCTTGGAAAGAAGAAGAAACCTTCTTCAGGAAAGCATTAAAAACAAACTGGATGATTTTACTGAAGATAATAAT TGCAAAGTGGAAAAGCTAAAAAGGAAAATATCTTCTATTCTCCTTGAGGAATACAAAAAAAGAATAGAATCG GAAATGAAAAAAGTATACATTAAGGATCTAGAGGATTTTTGCGAGAAAGTCCGCATTCGTCTAGTTAAAAAGGTTGATTGTAATGTTTTAGCTATGGATTCGGGAATTTGGGGAGTAGATCAGGCCATTGAAGCATTCAGATCAACAATAAAAACACAGCTGGAAAAGGAAGACCAAGCATTTATACGGATGAATGATGATATTTGGTGGTGGCGGTGGTTTTCGAAATTGTATTACTGGTTTTGGCCTCCACATCTAGAAGATAtcttaaaaaatattgatcaatttaaaattgatatcacGTCTGAGATTAGCGATGTTGGGAAGCCAGTTGTAAAAAGTGGATGGACTGACGAAGAATCTCATCAGAGTACATCTCCACTTTGTTCTTAG